Proteins co-encoded in one Dehalobacter sp. genomic window:
- a CDS encoding cobalamin biosynthesis protein P47K: protein MQLARHLVETSNGNENDKKVVIIENEIGTAGIDNLLLENEDFTVKNLFAGCACCTSSAKLTDTVNYLSKEYSPEWIIIEATGLAFPSKIKSAVETELGMQAMTIIVVDAKRWFRLVGAMENFVSEQLEDTKSVLVNKIDLVDETTVEKVQESIRKYNRDAYCYPVSATNELSTGFWNDLFEKAGI from the coding sequence ATGCAGCTTGCAAGACATCTCGTTGAAACTTCTAATGGTAATGAGAACGACAAAAAGGTTGTAATCATAGAAAATGAAATCGGTACAGCCGGAATTGATAACCTTCTACTAGAGAATGAAGATTTTACCGTCAAGAACCTTTTTGCCGGCTGCGCCTGCTGTACATCTTCCGCTAAACTCACGGATACAGTTAATTATCTTAGTAAGGAATACAGCCCGGAATGGATCATCATTGAGGCAACTGGGCTTGCTTTTCCGAGTAAAATAAAAAGCGCGGTGGAGACAGAACTCGGGATGCAGGCTATGACAATTATTGTAGTTGATGCCAAACGGTGGTTCCGATTGGTTGGTGCTATGGAAAACTTCGTCTCAGAGCAGCTAGAGGATACGAAGTCAGTGTTAGTTAACAAGATTGATTTGGTAGATGAAACGACAGTGGAAAAAGTACAGGAGAGTATCCGGAAATATAACCGGGATGCGTACTGTTACCCTGTATCCGCTACTAACGAGCTTTCAACCGGATTTTGGAACGATTTATTTGAAAAGGCGGGGATCTAA